The Prevotella sp. E2-28 genome includes the window TGTCAACCCTTCATCCATCGACTTGCTGCCCTCAGAGCGTGAGGTCATCGTTGCGAAGGACGGCGATGGCGTGACATTTCGCAACCTGCGTGACGGCAGCACCGTGAGCGTCTATAGTGCCAACGGCATGTTGGTTGAGCAGCGCACTGCCACCGCTGGACAGCCCCTTACCATCTCTATTGCCCAGCGTCCAGCTGGAGTATATGTTGTGAAAGCAGGAAAGGAAACTATAAAACTGATGAAGCCATGAAAACAATTCATAGTTCAAAGTGCATAGTTCATAGTTGGCTGTGCAAGGTAGTGTTGCTGCTCGCAATTTTCAACTTTCAATTGTCAATTTTCAATTCAGTAAAGGCTCAACAGGAGAATGCCGCCTTCTACATCTACCAGAAGGGCGGGCACGTGAACGGCTTCTTCTATGATGAGGTGGAGAAGATTACGTACTCTTATTTTGACACTCACGGCGTAGAGCATGACGAATACATGTGTCAGGAGGTGGTTACGGCAGACAGCACCTATCGCTTCCTACTCTCGGACATTGACAGTGTAGGTTTTGTGCAGCCGGAAGTGAAGATGGGTCCGAGAGTGCGCCATATATATAGTGAATATCACCCGGATGACATTTACTATAAAGATCATCTTGCCATCTGGGGTGCTGATGTGGATAATAACATTCTGACATTCTGTCCAGACTGTGACACGCCCCGCGACAAATATCCTCAAATAGGGGATGTATTCATCATCACCAATTATGAATCAAATTGCTGGGGAATGAAGGTTGATAGGGTGGAAGAAAGACAAGACGGCATTTTCGCTTACTGCTCACCGATAACGGAGTTCTCGGATATCTACCAGCAACTCATCACCGTGGAGGAATACGGCTATGATGACGCAGGACAGATGGTGAGGCGTCGTGTGGCAGGACGTCCTGATATGAACATCGGTCATTTCCCTAAAAAGGCTAAGAGTAAGTTTGAAGGCGATGTGTTCAGTTTCAGCCTGAACGGTCACTTCCCGTTGTACAATGGCGACGACCTTACCGTCTCTATCGATCCAAGCTTAAAAGGCAAGGTTCATGTGCGAGTGGACTATAATCTTCCCCTTATTGGTACTAAGTATATCGGTATCACCACACGTTTAGACTTAGGTGTACAAACAGGCTTCACCATTGACGGTAAGATTGCTGAAGCCAAAAAGGGCGGCTTTGGAACTTACACTAAGATTCCACTGCCGGCAACGACCCCTATAATGGTTCTCGATTTAGGTCCCGATGGGTTCATTCGTGGACAGGCTGATGTGAAGTTCATGGCCACCTCGCCTGAAGCCAAAGGCAGCATCTGGAGTAAGCTGGAAATTGAAGACTGGTGGCCGTATATTGATCAAGGATATGGCGACCCTGAGGAGGCAACCGTGAAACCGAAGACGGAAGCCGAGCCCAACAGCTATCAGATGGAGCTCAGCGGATGGGTTCAAGCTGGTTGTAACTTCCCCTTGAAGTTTGCCAGTCTGCCCATTATGAAGAAAATCTTCAATGCCACCATTGGTGGCGAATGGTTCATCGGTCCTAAAGTGTCGGGCTCTATCGCCTTTGACTTCACGACGCCCGTGTGGAACGATGACGCCATGTATAACCAACTGAAGAACACGAAATTCAGTTTGTCGCTGTGCGATGCCGACTATGAAATCTCTGCCGATGTGGAATCCGTGTTCAGCTCGCGCAAGAAGTGGACGTTGGCCGATGGTTCTTTTAGCCTGTTTTCGCCTATGGAATTAAGCATTGTGCCCGAGTTTGGCGATTGCGTAGAATATGAGCAGGAACGCTACGTCAACTTTAATGGCGAACTGCAAAAAATGCCATGTAAGGTATTCGCTTTTGAGCCAAAAGGTTTAGTGTTTAAGCCCATTAAGGTCGGTGTTATTTGCTTTGAGCTGGATGAAAATGGCAACGAGGTGACATGGACACACATGCGAGAGCGCCCAGATCCTTATTATCAAGCAGAATTGCAGGATGGACACGATAAGAGCACATGGCCGGAACTCACCTTCGAATACCCCCATGGAGACCCCGGCTACTCTTCGTCTGGTAAGAAATACAGATTACGTCCTTATGTGGAACTCTTCCACAAACAGTACGTCGCTTCCCCGTCCTACGATTACGAAGTGAAACCATACCTGAAGGCCAGCTCGGATACCCTTTATATCGAATATGACGGTGAAGTGAAGACGCCCGTCACACTCGAGGGTATTTGTGACAAGATTTTCGGATATAATAGTCATCAGGTATATGTTTCTAGTTCTTTCCCCGAATGGATTGAAATATCAGAAAAAGGCAGCGGCAATTTTGAGATTTCTGTGGCTAGTGCCAAAAAGTTTACTGAGTTGTATGGATATAACCACACCCCAGGCGATACCCTCTATTTCATGACATCGTATATGGGTTCAGTTACTAGAGATGGGTACGAAAAGACTTCTGATTGTCAGCTCCTCGTTATGGCCATTCTGCCCAGCAAATCCGTAAATCCCATTGAGACTATCGTCACGAGCGGCTATATCCCCTACGTCAATACGGAGAGTTTCTCTTATATTTATGCTAAGGACTTCCCGATGCTGACAAGCAAATTCACACGTCTTGAGAAGGACATGGGATGGCATTGCACCATCACGAGCGATGAAGATCCGAACTTTAAGATAGAGTACGATATCGAGTGTGATGGACATTCCCAACTCGGCGCTACTAGTCGTTTCTACGTGAAAAACGGAACGCTCACATCGAACTGGATAGAGACCCGAAGCGTAGATGATGTAGACCACACCCTTAATTGTTCGCTTACGTGCACATTTGAAAGCGGAGGTCACCAATTCTATTTGGATGCCTTAAAGGATGGAGCGGTCAAACCTTATATGAACTGCAAGACTAGGTTCACCGTGAGCGAGGACGGAGGACCGGAACATGTTGCTGAGTCCAACACAGGTCCCAGCCTGACTATCTGCTTCCCAGAATATTATAAGTAGCAGATTCCAAAGTGACACAATAAGGACAGGGCTTTGATTCTTCGAGGGAATCAAAGCCCTGTTACTGTGAATTACTTTCAATGAATTTTTTTCTTCCAATTACATGGAAATTTGGAATAAATATATTACTTTTGCAGCATAAACGAAGATGTCAGATTTTGAACAAATATATTTAAGGAGGACAAGAAGATGATAAAGCTTGACGAAAAGAAGTTGGCCGGTTTGAAAACTGGTTCACAGCATTTGGCAGAGACATATGGTGAGAAAGGGACTCCCAGTCGTGAGGAGTTTGAGGCAAAGGCCAAGGCTTGGTACTATGCAGAGTTGCTGCGTGACGAGCGCAAGCGCCAGAAACTGACTCAGCAGCAGTTAGGCGAGCGCATCGGCAAGAAACGCGAGTATATATCTTCGCTTGAGCAGGGACAGACTGATATGCAGCTCTCGACATTCATGCTTATTGCGAATGCATTAGGACTGAGATTTTCATTGGTCGTTGGCTAATATATCAACACAAAAAAGGAGCATCCCACGTCGGGATGCTCCTTTTTGTTTTATTCTAATAGTTTAAACGACAAAATAGTGGGAAAAATGTACCTGTGACACGAATAAAAAAATGTTAACGGGACTGAATTTCTGTTCCCTTTTTTCTTCTAAGTAGTTTGGATTTCGTATATTTGCAATCTATTGTATACCTAAAACAACTAGCTTATGAAGAGAATAGTTACTACTAACATCTGCCTACTTTTCTCGATACTGATGGCTATGGCGCAGTTTAGCGGTAGCGGAAGTGGTATTGAATCGAACCCGTATCGCATTACGAATGCCATACAGCTGTCGCAGATGGCAAACTTCACCAATAGTAGTGAAGTGTATTTCCAGTTGGATAACGATATAGACCTGACCGATTGGATAGCGGAAAATAATCCTACCCACGGATGGGCACCTGTTGGTAATTCCACAGCACCATTTAAGGGCGTTTTTGATGGAAAAGGTCACACCGTAAAGGGTCTGATGATTAACCGATCAGACGTTTACGTGGGTTTGTGGGGCTATGTGAACGGAGTTGTCAAAAACCTGAAGATTACATCCAGCAACGTTAAAGGTGGACAGAACGTAGGCACGCTTGCGGGTTATTGCGCTTCTAATGCAGATATTAGCAATTGCCATGTGACTGCAGGTACCGTAACCACAACAAATACAGGAGGATATTGTGGCGGACTTGTAGGCTATGCTGCCAATATTATTAATTCCTGTTCATTTAACGGCATCATCAATGGCGCTAACAATGTAGGAGGTATCGTAGGATATTCTGGGGGAAAAATTAGCGATTGTTTGGTAACTGGAAGTATTACTGGTACACAGAATGTTGGAGGTATAGCAGGAAAGAGTACTTATAATAGTACAGAAGATGTTTATGGTGGATTATATGTTACTTATTATTTACGTACTGATACTATTAACTCTTCCCTGACGCGCAATATATGTATATCTGAGATTACAGGTTCTTCAAGTGTTGGTGGTATCATAGGACGTGCAGTTTATGTGGACATTAATTCGAATATCTATTTGGGTGCCAAGTTAAAAAGTACATCAGAAAAGCCCAATAGAATTATTGGTACCAAGTCTGCCTCTCAGGTAAGCATCGGAGGCAGTGGTACGAGTAGTGCTAATCGTGCATTGACATCAACGAAGGTAATCTATATAGACGAAATAGATGTTGATGATGATGATCTGAATGGCACGAGCTTCGGTCCTACGCATTATAAGACAAAAGATAATTATATTGGCTGGGGTTATGATTTTGAACAGGATTGGGCTATCATAGATGGTCAGACATACCCTTACAAGAGTGACCAGGCAGCTCCTCCGGTTCTCAGCAATAAACTTGAGGCAAACGCAAAGAGTATCAGTGGCACGAGCCAGGACGGCGGAACGGTATATCTGTATTATAACAACGCCACTGAGCCTATCTCGACTGTATGCAAAGGAACCTCGTTTACCTTTACCACCAATCCGCTTATTGAGGGGTCTGTCATCAGCTTATATGTAGATGATGGCTACAAGACTCCATCGGCCATTGTGCAAGCTATCGTAGGTAAGAATACGTCAGTCTATGTTACAGGTATCACGCTTAACACATCATCTCTGACATTGCCAGCTGGTCAGACCTATACCCTGACGGCTACCGTTGCTCCTACGAATGCTACAAACAAGAATGTAACCTGGTCTTCAGGTAATACCTCTGTGGCTACCGTAGATGCTAACGGAAAGGTAACCGCAGTGAGTGAAGGTAACACCACGATAACATGTAGTGCTGCTGATGCTAGTGGTAAGAGTGCTACTTGTTCGGTGAAGGTGAATAAGGTTGTAGAGCCTGATCCAGATCCTGATCCGGACCCTGATCCCGATCCAACACCAGCTTCTACTATTTCATTCGCAAATCCTATTGCAAAGGCAATATGTGTGATGCAATGGGATACGAATGGCGACGGCGAACTGTCAGAGCAGGAAGCTGCCGCAGTGACTGATTTTGGTATTTCCTTTAAGTATAATACGCTGATTACTTCATTTGATGAACTGGCTTTGTTCACTGGTCTGGAAGAGATAACCTCTCAGGCATTTTTCGAGTGTACCAAACTGAAGAGCGTGAAGTTTAGTGATAAGCTCAAGACCATTAATTATCAGTCGTTCTTTAATTGCTCAAGCCTGACCTCAATCACACTGCCTGAGGGTCTTAACCGCTTAGAGATAAATTGCTTCCAGGACTGTGCCGGTATTTCCAGCGTATTTATTCCTTCGAGCATTACGTATGTAGGTCCCGGTGCTTTCAGTGCCTGCACCTCACTGGAATCAATCGCAGTAAGCAGTAAGAATACGGTTTATGATTCTCGTAATAACTGCAATGCTATCATAGAGACGCCCACCAATACTCTGGTCGTAGGCTGTAAGACCTCCATTATCCCAGAAGGTATTGAGGTTATTGGAGAGGATGCCTTTGGCGCTTGTTACGAACTGGAGTCGATAGAGATTCCTTCCAGTGTAAAGAGTATTGGGCGTATTGCTTTTGATAGATGCAACAAGTTGGCTGTAGTAAAGGTCTTTGCGACGACTCCGCCAACAGCCGACGATCCATTTGAGAGTATAGATCCAGAGGCAAAACTATATGTTCCCGCTGGTACAAAAGCTGCTTATGAAGCTGCAGACTATTGGAAGGACTTCAAGTATATCATAGAGATGGAGGATGAGAATCCTGACACTCCCGATACGCCTGATACTCCCGACACGCCCG containing:
- a CDS encoding T9SS type A sorting domain-containing protein, with product MKRKLTLMTLLLMMVVGLWAQNTTQRLVVWQKSGEKVYFDLKETPETTFEDGLLVIRSSKTTVSYQLENILRYTYEGVNPSSIDLLPSEREVIVAKDGDGVTFRNLRDGSTVSVYSANGMLVEQRTATAGQPLTISIAQRPAGVYVVKAGKETIKLMKP
- a CDS encoding helix-turn-helix domain-containing protein gives rise to the protein MIKLDEKKLAGLKTGSQHLAETYGEKGTPSREEFEAKAKAWYYAELLRDERKRQKLTQQQLGERIGKKREYISSLEQGQTDMQLSTFMLIANALGLRFSLVVG
- a CDS encoding leucine-rich repeat protein, producing MKRIVTTNICLLFSILMAMAQFSGSGSGIESNPYRITNAIQLSQMANFTNSSEVYFQLDNDIDLTDWIAENNPTHGWAPVGNSTAPFKGVFDGKGHTVKGLMINRSDVYVGLWGYVNGVVKNLKITSSNVKGGQNVGTLAGYCASNADISNCHVTAGTVTTTNTGGYCGGLVGYAANIINSCSFNGIINGANNVGGIVGYSGGKISDCLVTGSITGTQNVGGIAGKSTYNSTEDVYGGLYVTYYLRTDTINSSLTRNICISEITGSSSVGGIIGRAVYVDINSNIYLGAKLKSTSEKPNRIIGTKSASQVSIGGSGTSSANRALTSTKVIYIDEIDVDDDDLNGTSFGPTHYKTKDNYIGWGYDFEQDWAIIDGQTYPYKSDQAAPPVLSNKLEANAKSISGTSQDGGTVYLYYNNATEPISTVCKGTSFTFTTNPLIEGSVISLYVDDGYKTPSAIVQAIVGKNTSVYVTGITLNTSSLTLPAGQTYTLTATVAPTNATNKNVTWSSGNTSVATVDANGKVTAVSEGNTTITCSAADASGKSATCSVKVNKVVEPDPDPDPDPDPDPTPASTISFANPIAKAICVMQWDTNGDGELSEQEAAAVTDFGISFKYNTLITSFDELALFTGLEEITSQAFFECTKLKSVKFSDKLKTINYQSFFNCSSLTSITLPEGLNRLEINCFQDCAGISSVFIPSSITYVGPGAFSACTSLESIAVSSKNTVYDSRNNCNAIIETPTNTLVVGCKTSIIPEGIEVIGEDAFGACYELESIEIPSSVKSIGRIAFDRCNKLAVVKVFATTPPTADDPFESIDPEAKLYVPAGTKAAYEAADYWKDFKYIIEMEDENPDTPDTPDTPDTPDTPTEYVNITMSSTNKWGTWIGNKDLALTNGLEAYIVTGANAQSGVVNVVKQSYIKAGTPMLLHRTGAAYSFELPTTNKAFLYNVPSSVFQGAINSTSVNSLIESGAQIYILVNDQFMRTRSGNITAGKCYLTLTDNAASRLNIMIDDEPTGVSMMSTSSADVPIYNMQGVRVEKPGKGLYIVNGKKMVVK